The following are encoded together in the Campylobacter devanensis genome:
- a CDS encoding SLAC1 anion channel family protein: protein MSRISNFPIMFFAIIMGFGGFSMAIRKVSVVFEINSLYFDIFKIITSVIFLLVVLLYAIKIFINIDEVKSEFNHQIRLNFFGAIPISFLILANLWQKSIVYEWLFYSGLILQTYITFRVIAFWINKNLEIKHSNPAWFIPVVGNLIVVISSDKNYEWLWYYFSIGVFFWIILFSIMFYRILFHEQLAQKFMPTLFIMIAPPAVGFLGYYKLVGFDVAANIMLNLTIFFSFMVIYMYKNFLKLKFFLSWWAFIFPSAAASIAILEGYNINNNIAFLYIGMTIFILLCVMVTYVSYHTVKNIIAKNICVME, encoded by the coding sequence ATGAGTAGAATAAGCAATTTTCCTATTATGTTTTTTGCTATTATAATGGGATTTGGTGGGTTTAGTATGGCTATAAGAAAAGTCAGTGTAGTATTTGAAATTAATAGTTTATATTTTGATATATTTAAAATTATTACATCTGTTATTTTTTTATTGGTTGTATTGTTATATGCTATTAAAATATTTATAAATATAGATGAGGTAAAAAGTGAATTTAATCATCAAATAAGATTAAATTTCTTTGGTGCGATACCTATATCTTTTTTAATTTTAGCCAATCTATGGCAAAAAAGTATTGTATATGAGTGGTTATTTTATAGTGGTTTAATATTGCAAACCTATATAACTTTTAGGGTTATTGCATTTTGGATTAATAAGAATTTAGAGATCAAGCACTCCAATCCAGCTTGGTTTATACCAGTAGTAGGTAATTTAATAGTTGTTATATCATCAGATAAAAACTATGAATGGTTATGGTATTATTTTAGCATAGGGGTATTTTTTTGGATTATTTTATTTTCTATAATGTTTTATAGAATATTATTTCATGAGCAGCTAGCGCAAAAATTTATGCCTACACTATTTATTATGATAGCTCCTCCAGCTGTTGGGTTTTTGGGATATTATAAGCTTGTAGGATTTGATGTTGCTGCTAATATTATGCTTAATCTTACTATATTTTTTAGTTTTATGGTGATTTATATGTATAAAAATTTTTTAAAACTTAAATTTTTCTTATCATGGTGGGCGTTTATTTTTCCTAGTGCTGCAGCTTCTATAGCGATTTTAGAGGGTTATAATATTAATAACAACATAGCTTTTCTCTATATAGGAATGACTATTTTTATCTTGCTTTGCGTGATGGTTACATATGTATCTTATCATACTGTAAAAAATATTATAGCAAAAAATATATGCGTAATGGAATGA
- a CDS encoding cytochrome b/b6 domain-containing protein yields the protein MKIYRQSLQNRIIHWGVAISTFGLILTGIFQMPVAKRYGVANIWEWSGEYFEGLVLHYIFAIGLIFFGVYHIVYHSLKKEFDIIPKKGDIKNSYLVIKSMITKDQEPPNQKYLPEQRLAYIAIAFTLFILVFTGLIKTYKNLLGFDIANWAYFWAAQLHNLGMILIIILIIAHLAAFIPKINRFLLISMFSGKVDAKYTLKRHQLWKEGIKEANKILKNGKDKK from the coding sequence ATGAAAATATATAGACAGAGTTTGCAAAATCGTATCATACATTGGGGAGTTGCTATATCTACTTTTGGACTTATTTTAACTGGTATATTTCAAATGCCAGTGGCTAAAAGATATGGCGTAGCAAATATATGGGAATGGAGTGGCGAGTATTTTGAAGGTCTAGTATTGCATTATATCTTTGCTATAGGGCTTATATTTTTTGGAGTTTATCATATAGTTTATCATAGTTTAAAAAAAGAGTTTGATATCATACCTAAAAAAGGCGATATAAAAAATAGTTATTTAGTTATAAAATCTATGATAACAAAAGATCAAGAACCACCAAACCAAAAATATCTACCAGAACAACGCTTAGCATATATAGCAATTGCTTTTACGCTTTTTATACTAGTATTTACAGGATTAATAAAAACATATAAGAATTTATTAGGATTTGATATAGCAAATTGGGCATATTTTTGGGCGGCACAATTGCATAATTTGGGTATGATACTTATCATAATATTAATTATTGCCCATTTAGCAGCCTTTATACCTAAAATTAATCGCTTTTTGCTTATATCAATGTTTAGTGGCAAGGTAGATGCAAAATATACATTAAAGCGTCATCAATTGTGGAAAGAGGGTATAAAAGAGGCTAATAAAATATTAAAAAATGGCAAGGATAAAAAATGA
- a CDS encoding Crp/Fnr family transcriptional regulator: protein MKKDIEQFIDKFKKFNLSKEDLDTVSSNVKIMEFKKGDDVIVDKNSCQGFIYVLKGNLRAYAISTTGKEITVFNLNSGDECILCANCMTDNLQLELNLQANKDTKILLLHSSYFSVLKDKYPSIASFVVELLSIRLASAIKVMTQALFTPITQRIIDFLKQNATNNQIQITHEILASHLGTAREVVSRILKDIEKENLIKLERGKIIILNL, encoded by the coding sequence ATGAAAAAAGATATAGAGCAATTTATAGATAAATTTAAAAAATTTAATTTGTCTAAAGAAGATTTAGATACCGTTAGTTCAAATGTTAAAATAATGGAATTTAAAAAAGGTGATGATGTAATAGTCGATAAAAATAGCTGTCAAGGTTTTATATATGTATTAAAAGGGAATTTAAGAGCATATGCAATATCTACAACAGGAAAAGAAATAACAGTATTTAATCTTAACTCTGGAGATGAATGCATTCTTTGTGCTAATTGTATGACTGATAATTTGCAACTTGAATTAAATTTACAAGCCAATAAAGATACAAAAATACTATTATTACACTCTAGTTACTTTTCAGTATTAAAAGATAAATACCCATCAATAGCATCTTTTGTAGTAGAGCTTTTATCCATAAGATTAGCTAGCGCTATTAAAGTTATGACACAAGCTCTATTTACGCCAATTACACAAAGGATTATTGATTTTCTTAAACAAAATGCTACAAATAATCAAATTCAAATTACCCACGAAATACTTGCTAGCCATTTAGGTACTGCAAGAGAGGTGGTATCAAGAATTTTAAAAGATATAGAAAAAGAGAATCTAATAAAATTAGAGCGTGGGAAAATAATTATTTTAAATTTATAA
- a CDS encoding 4Fe-4S dicluster domain-containing protein: protein MNRRNFLKFTLITSATPLLADQEISRQNSQMMSIIDLDLCDGCEGFEVPKCISACKTHNKDKFPDPKKPIMNYWPQKKYEDYSDKKDIIDRLTPYNWTYVQKIEINGKKINIPRRCMHCDNPPCQKLCPFGVISKDKYGAVDIDKDFCFGGAKCRDACPWQIPQRQAGVGLYLNIAPKLAGGGVMYKCDMCKDLLNKGDKPACQNQCPKKAIKFAPKNEIMSIVNKENRHIYGLKENGGTSTIYLSSVDFESINEAITKKYENLTNKIGRPHMARVDSPLQKSENLAMAAMITPLAAIGAATISAIKCNKKDK, encoded by the coding sequence ATGAATAGGCGTAATTTTTTAAAATTTACCCTTATAACTAGTGCTACACCACTTTTAGCTGATCAAGAAATATCAAGGCAGAATTCTCAGATGATGAGTATAATAGATCTTGATTTATGTGATGGGTGCGAAGGTTTTGAAGTACCAAAATGTATAAGTGCTTGCAAAACACATAATAAAGATAAATTCCCAGATCCTAAAAAGCCTATAATGAATTATTGGCCTCAAAAAAAATATGAAGATTATAGTGATAAAAAAGATATTATAGATAGATTAACCCCATATAATTGGACATATGTTCAAAAGATAGAGATAAATGGTAAAAAGATAAATATACCAAGACGCTGTATGCATTGCGATAACCCTCCATGCCAAAAATTATGCCCTTTTGGCGTTATAAGCAAAGATAAATATGGAGCTGTAGATATTGATAAGGATTTTTGTTTTGGCGGTGCTAAATGTAGAGATGCTTGTCCGTGGCAGATACCGCAGCGTCAAGCTGGTGTTGGATTATATTTAAATATAGCGCCAAAATTAGCAGGTGGCGGTGTAATGTATAAATGCGATATGTGTAAAGATCTGCTAAATAAAGGCGATAAGCCAGCATGTCAAAATCAATGTCCAAAAAAAGCTATAAAATTTGCTCCAAAAAATGAGATAATGAGTATAGTAAATAAAGAAAACAGGCATATATATGGATTAAAAGAAAATGGTGGAACATCTACAATATACTTAAGTAGTGTAGATTTTGAATCTATAAATGAAGCAATAACAAAAAAATATGAAAATTTAACAAATAAAATAGGCAGACCTCATATGGCTAGAGTAGATAGTCCATTACAAAAGAGCGAAAATTTAGCTATGGCTGCAATGATTACTCCACTAGCTGCAATAGGTGCTGCAACTATATCTGCTATAAAATGTAATAAAAAGGATAAATAA
- a CDS encoding YgaP family membrane protein, whose product MSNLDKTIRLIIAAIIFFVFGFVCQCWWWLIGLVPLLTAVYGYCPLYSLIGKKSCKK is encoded by the coding sequence ATGAGTAACTTAGATAAAACTATAAGACTAATAATAGCAGCTATAATATTTTTTGTATTTGGATTTGTATGCCAATGCTGGTGGTGGTTAATCGGACTTGTTCCTTTGCTTACTGCAGTATATGGATATTGCCCATTATACTCACTAATAGGCAAAAAAAGTTGTAAAAAATAG
- a CDS encoding NAD(P)/FAD-dependent oxidoreductase, whose amino-acid sequence MNEIQKSRRDALKIFTLGSALAATSVTIPTQAKAASDLSPNIAIIGAGLGGITMSAHLIDIMPKANVTLYDANQTMHYEPGFTLIAAGVYTTKDTKYDKADLINEKVKWVKQNVQSVDPNNNSLTTNDGNIYKYDYLIISTGVYYDFQSVKGLNADIIEDPNSKITSIYTPNGATKSNKFIQELVKNGGNALFAEPNTPSKCGGANKKVNMLLNDLGQKNNQKSLKTILCTGSANMLSSPLHAKMIEQMYIQRDMEYKTRHLLVEVDTINQIAKFDKLMPYTQDSIQKIAKERVEIPYDYLFVVPRMKSADFITQAGLNTSKGDVAGNWVDVDQYTLQHKKYPNIFALGDCAGVPKGKTGASIRKQYPVIGANILSHLKNKPLEAKFDGYTACPLLTRYGKAVMVEFNYKGAAPTLECMGSTRESWLNWAVKVYLMKPMVMQAMIHAKA is encoded by the coding sequence ATGAATGAAATTCAAAAATCCCGCAGAGACGCTCTAAAAATATTTACCTTAGGTTCTGCCTTAGCAGCTACTTCTGTTACTATACCTACACAAGCCAAAGCTGCAAGTGATTTATCTCCAAATATAGCTATCATAGGAGCTGGACTTGGCGGTATCACAATGAGTGCTCATCTAATAGATATAATGCCAAAAGCAAATGTTACCTTATATGATGCAAATCAAACAATGCATTATGAGCCTGGATTTACGCTAATTGCTGCTGGTGTTTATACTACCAAAGATACAAAATATGATAAAGCAGATCTAATAAATGAAAAAGTAAAATGGGTAAAACAAAATGTACAAAGTGTAGATCCAAACAATAATTCACTTACAACAAATGATGGCAATATCTATAAATATGATTATTTAATAATCTCTACTGGGGTGTATTATGATTTTCAAAGTGTAAAAGGTTTAAATGCTGATATTATAGAAGATCCTAACTCTAAAATTACTAGTATATATACTCCAAATGGAGCAACAAAATCAAATAAATTTATTCAAGAATTGGTTAAAAATGGTGGTAATGCTCTATTTGCCGAGCCAAATACACCATCAAAATGCGGTGGAGCAAATAAAAAGGTAAATATGCTATTAAATGATTTAGGTCAAAAAAATAACCAAAAATCTTTAAAAACTATACTATGTACAGGTAGTGCAAATATGCTCTCAAGCCCATTACACGCTAAGATGATTGAACAAATGTATATACAAAGAGATATGGAGTATAAAACACGCCACCTTTTAGTAGAAGTTGATACCATAAATCAAATAGCTAAATTTGACAAACTAATGCCTTATACTCAAGACTCAATACAAAAAATAGCAAAAGAGAGAGTAGAAATACCATATGATTATCTATTTGTAGTGCCTAGAATGAAAAGTGCTGATTTTATAACTCAAGCTGGTTTAAACACAAGCAAAGGCGATGTAGCTGGCAATTGGGTTGATGTTGATCAATATACATTACAACACAAAAAATATCCAAATATATTTGCACTAGGAGATTGCGCTGGAGTACCAAAAGGCAAAACAGGAGCAAGTATACGCAAACAATATCCAGTTATAGGTGCAAATATATTATCTCACTTAAAAAATAAACCTTTAGAGGCTAAATTCGATGGCTATACAGCTTGTCCGCTACTTACTAGATATGGTAAGGCTGTTATGGTTGAGTTTAATTATAAAGGAGCCGCACCGACATTAGAATGTATGGGTTCTACAAGAGAAAGTTGGCTAAACTGGGCTGTTAAGGTATATTTAATGAAGCCTATGGTTATGCAAGCCATGATACATGCTAAAGCTTAA